One window from the genome of Maylandia zebra isolate NMK-2024a linkage group LG18, Mzebra_GT3a, whole genome shotgun sequence encodes:
- the fem1a gene encoding protein fem-1 homolog A: MDISTAVFNAARDGKLKLIQKLLSNKSPEELEALAEEKTQGGTPLLIASRYGHLEVVDYLLEHCKANVELGGSVNFDGETIEGAPPLWAASAAGHLLVVKTLLKHGASVNNATLTNSTPLRAACFDGHLEIVRYLVEHRADMEVANRHGHTCLMISCYKGHKEIAKFLLDRGADVNRKSVKGNTALHDCAESGSLDIMKMLLKCSARMERDGYGMTPLLAASVTGHTNIVEYLAHQPRTSREERIDALELLGATFVDKKRDLLGAMRYWRRAMELRQPGEKTGSLAKPPPGPPIPAYGCAQEVCTAEELEALITDPDEMRMQALLIRERILGPSHPDTSYYIRYRGAVYADSGNFERCISLWKYALDMQQSNLDPLSPMTASSFLSFAELFSFVLQDRAKGSLSTRITFHDLMTVLGKSVREVERAVAQRDNPPEAPQFTKALSIILHLIFLLEKLECSPEQEHQKKHTVYRLLKLNPRGRSGFTPLHMAVDKETTSVGRYPVGRFPSQAVAALLLECGADVDSRDCENNTPLHIAANNGCPEIIALLMKAGAHFDATNAQRKTAYELLDEHSSGHPALYPLNYVTLQCLAARAIEKHRLPYRGLISEEMEAFIELH; encoded by the coding sequence ATGGATATATCGACGGCGGTTTTCAACGCGGCCAGAGATGGTAAGCTGAAACTTATCCAGAAGTTGCTGAGCAACAAAAGTCCAGAGGAGCTGGAGGCTTTGGCTGAGGAGAAAACACAGGGGGGAACCCCTTTGCTGATAGCCTCTCGATACGGACATTTAGAGGTGGTGGACTACCTCCTTGAACATTGTAAAGCGAATGTTGAACTCGGGGGTTCGGTGAACTTTGACGGCGAGACCATCGAGGGGGCTCCGCCGCTCTGGGCGGCTTCGGCAGCCGGTCACCTCCTTGTGGTGAAGACGCTACTGAAACACGGTGCCTCAGTAAACAATGCAACACTAACTAACTCAACGCCGCTCCGAGCTGCCTGCTTCGACGGTCACCTGGAGATCGTCCGCTACCTGGTGGAGCACAGAGCCGACATGGAGGTCGCCAACCGCCACGGCCACACCTGCCTCATGATCTCCTGCTATAAGGGCCACAAGGAGATAGCCAAGTTCCTCCTGGATCGCGGTGCGGATGTTAACCGCAAGAGTGTGAAAGGAAACACTGCCCTACACGACTGTGCCGAGTCAGGTAGTCTGGACATCATgaagatgctgctgaagtgcaGTGCCCGCATGGAGAGAGACGGATACGGGATGACCCCGCTCCTGGCCGCAAGCGTGACGGGTCACACCAACATAGTGGAGTACCTCGCCCACCAGCCTCGTACCTCCAGAGAGGAGCGCATTGATGCACTTGAACTCCTAGGGGCTACTTTTGTGGACAAAAAGCGTGATCTGTTGGGCGCCATGAGGTACTGGAGGAGGGCGATGGAGCTGAGGCAGCCAGGGGAAAAGACCGGTTCTCTTGCCAAGCCCCCACCCGGTCCCCCGATCCCCGCCTATGGCTGCGCACAGGAGGTGTGCACTGCAGAGGAACTCGAGGCTTTGATCACCGACCCGGACGAAATGAGGATGCAGGCCCTGTTGATTCGCGAGCGCATCCTGGGCCCGTCCCATCCAGACACGTCTTATTACATCCGCTATAGGGGAGCTGTGTACGCTGACTCGGGCAACTTTGAGCGCTGCATAAGTCTGTGGAAGTACGCTTTAGACATGCAGCAAAGCAACCTGGACCCTCTCAGTCCCATGACAGCCTCAAGTTTCCTGTCTTTTGCAGAGCTCTTCTCGTTTGTTCTTCAAGACCGGGCAAAAGGCTCGCTGTCAACACGCATCACCTTCCATGATCTCATGACTGTGTTGGGCAAAAGCGTGAGGGAGGTAGAGAGAGCTGTGGCACAGAGGGATAATCCCCCAGAAGCTCCTCAGTTCACCAAAGCCCTCTCCATCATCCTCCACCTCATCTTTCTACTGGAGAAGCTCGAGTGCAGCCCGGAGCAGGAGCACCAGAAGAAGCACACGGTGTACCGACTTCTAAAGCTGAACCCCCGAGGGCGGAGCGGCTTCACCCCCCTGCACATGGCCGTAGACAAGGAAACGACATCTGTCGGCCGCTACCCGGTAGGCCGCTTCCCCTCCCAGGCGGTGGCTGCACTGCTCCTAGAGTGCGGCGCGGACGTTGATTCGCGGGACTGTGAGAACAACACACCGCTGCACATTGCTGCTAACAACGGTTGTCCGGAGATTATAGCGCTCCTCATGAAGGCTGGAGCTCACTTCGATgccacaaatgcacagaggaagACGGCCTACGAGCTGTTGGATGAGCACAGCAGCGGGCACCCGGCCCTCTACCCGCTAAACTACGTCACCCTTCAGTGCCTGGCAGCACGTGCAATCGAAAAGCACAGACTGCCCTACAGGGGACTCATCTCTGAAGAGATGGAGGCTTTCATTGAGCTGCACTGA